CGGAACCCGGTCAGGAATCCGCAGTGCAATGGCGTCGTTGACCCTCTTTTCCCGCTGCTTGAAGAGCTCTTCGGCGGTTTCGTTCATAAGTTCCCTCCGATCCACTGCTTGCAGAGGTTGACGGCCGCAATCGCGTCCTTGCCGAACGCATCGGCGCCTGCGTACTTCCTGACCTTATCGTCCATCTGGCCGCCGCCGATCATGATTTTAACGGAATCACGGAGCCCCGCCTCCTCTAACGCCTCGACGGTTTTCTTCATGGAGTCAAAGGCCAGGGTGAGGAAGCCGCTGAGGCCTATAACTTGAGGTTTAAATTCTTTGACTTTGTCCACGAATACCTGCACCGGTACATCAATGCCGATATCAAGGACGTCATAGCCGCTCACATCGAGCATGAAGGTAACTATATCTTTGCCGATGTCGTGGATATCGCCGGCTACGGTGCCGATTAGAACCTTGCCTTTCTTGGCCGCAGCATTGCCCTGTTCAATAAGTGGCTTGACGACATCGGAGATGCCTTTTAATATCTCCCCCGCCATCATGAGATCGGGGATAAAGTATTCACCCGCTTCAAACCGCTTTCCTACGAGTTCCATAGCGGATCTGGCATCATCGAGGATCTCCATGGGGTTAGCGCCTTCTTTTAACAGTTCA
This DNA window, taken from Deltaproteobacteria bacterium, encodes the following:
- a CDS encoding cobalamin-dependent protein (Presence of a B(12) (cobalamin)-binding domain implies dependence on cobalamin itself, in one of its several forms, or in some unusual lineages, dependence on a cobalamin-like analog.), with product MNIKLINFMADMKEEETLALVNELLKEGANPMEILDDARSAMELVGKRFEAGEYFIPDLMMAGEILKGISDVVKPLIEQGNAAAKKGKVLIGTVAGDIHDIGKDIVTFMLDVSGYDVLDIGIDVPVQVFVDKVKEFKPQVIGLSGFLTLAFDSMKKTVEALEEAGLRDSVKIMIGGGQMDDKVRKYAGADAFGKDAIAAVNLCKQWIGGNL